Proteins encoded in a region of the Dreissena polymorpha isolate Duluth1 chromosome 6, UMN_Dpol_1.0, whole genome shotgun sequence genome:
- the LOC127835229 gene encoding collagen alpha-2(VIII) chain-like yields the protein MHVRGLINIMKTIVIVLILLSFVRLEAKSIDVIADRFERLENALEKMSEQLNDERLARKHLENQLAEEKRRHFKSRQLAEGTEIAFFAHVQNPNPHQGAGQIIQFDQVITNIDSSNSAAGYSAVTGIFTAPVDGLYVFSTTLMTHVDHTAHYMIYKENTAVCTLLVNGSNGHIYDSASCNVVLVLTKGQSVSVRHFESTDHALEGAFYAGQSTFSGFLLMQHYPASPIVG from the exons ATGCATGTGAGAGGATTAATAAACATCATGAAAACAATTGTAATTGTGTTAATTTTGCTTTCTTTTGTTCGGTTAGAGGCAAAATCAATAGATGTGATCGCTGATCGCTTTGAGAGGCTGGAAAATGCTTTGGAGAAGATGAGTGAGCAATTAAATGATGAGCGACTCGCAAGGAAACATTTGGAAAACCAACTTGCCGAAG AAAAACGACGACACTTTAAATCCCGACAACTGGCAGAGGGCACGGAAATAGCATTCTTTGCGCATGTCCAAAACCCTAACCCGCATCAAGGAGCCGGTCAGATAATACAGTTCGACCAAGTCATCACCAATATCGACTCGTCGAATTCCGCTGCTGGTTACAGTGCCGTCACTGGTATTTTCACGGCGCCAGTGGATGGACTGTACGTGTTTTCAACGACACTGATGACGCATGTAGACCATACTGCCCATTACATGATCTACAAAGAAAATACGGCAGTATGCACACTGCTCGTAAATGGTTCAAACGGCCACATATATGATTCCGCTTCGTGCAACGTTGTTCTTGTGTTAACCAAGGGGCAATCCGTGTCCGTTCGTCACTTCGAGTCCACTGACCACGCTCTGGAGGGGGCCTTCTATGCGGGACAGTCGACTTTCTCCGGATTTCTGCTCATGCAGCATTATCCTGCCTCTCCGATTGTGGGATGA
- the LOC127835500 gene encoding uncharacterized protein LOC127835500, with the protein MTSSQPVWIQKETMSLTIMIMLGVLLTNVCGAKLSDSIDNRVEKLEVLLQNMSEQLNNEHQARIEMEKQLNNEHLARIDMEKQLNNEHLARIEMEKQLNNENQARVEMKKQLNNEHQARVEMEKQLNNEHLARMELEKKLATTERRISSRQLAHDPEIAFLAYRSTDVYSSFIGQVIVFDKVITNIDSTNSLGGYKQGLFTAPVDGIYVFSTTLMAHEGSSSSYAIYHDIRPVVRLDLISVNLWWYSASANVVLSLSKGEQVSVRDDVNGDHYLEGAVDSTGQTMFSGFLLKSHNAVAPIIG; encoded by the exons ATGACTTCGTCGCAACCTGTTTGGATTCAGAAGGAAACCATGTCGTTGACAATCATGATAATGCTTGGCGTTCTGCTCACAAATGTTTGCGGAGCTAAACTATCTGATAGTATCGATAATCGCGTGGAAAAGCTTGAGGTTCTGCTCCAAAATATGAGTGAACAATTGAATAATGAACATCAGGCTAGAATAGAAATggaaaaacaattgaataatgaaCATCTTGCTAGAATAGATATggaaaaacaattgaataatgaaCATCTTGCTAGAATAGAAATggaaaaacaattgaataatgaaAATCAGGCTAGAgtagaaatgaaaaaacaattgaataatgaaCATCAGGCTAGAGTAGAAATggaaaaacaattgaataatgaGCATCTTGCTCGAATGGAACTGGAAAAAAAGCTTGCTACTACAG AAAGACGGATCAGCTCACGGCAACTGGCTCACGACCCGGAAATTGCGTTCCTTGCATACCGTTCAACAGACGTTTATTCATCATTTATTGGCCAAGTTATTGTTTTCGACAAAGTGATCACTAACATCGATTCTACGAACTCTCTTGGTGGTTACAAACAAGGACTTTTCACGGCACCAGTCGATGGTATTTACGTGTTTTCGACAACACTAATGGCACACGAAGGCTCCTCTTCTTCGTACGCGATATATCATGACATCAGGCCAGTAGTGAGGCTCGATTTAATTTCCGTGAATCTCTGGTGGTATTCCGCTTCTGCGAATGTTGTTCTTTCTTTATCAAAGGGTGAACAAGTGTCCGTTCGAGATGATGTCAACGGCGACCACTACCTAGAAGGTGCAGTTGATTCAACGGGACAGACCATGTTCTCGGGATTTCTTTTGAAATCGCATAATGCTGTTGCCCCAATTATTGGTTGA